The Nitriliruptor alkaliphilus DSM 45188 genome includes a region encoding these proteins:
- a CDS encoding caspase family protein, producing MQRRGPAATLIALACAVAIAGVSYVGYHRAPAQAELIQPDRSATGVAAFLDVRAELTEEPAEPVEPEAIDARRAAFEERYPAQAAATEAPGHGGDGWALLIGINEHLGAVPNNFVSREDAERMRELLLRAGWADDRIVLMTDTDATGDMIREGLAWLARKSGQGSTVVFHYSGHSKKWYGPGGRIDDQALWPTDDDFVRRGELAEALAEVDHDAFWGNVAACEAAGFHLDGVAAPDRVWTYSSRADEKSYEDPGAGHSVWGAYLLDHGLWRAGQDPPSVQEAFAEAAPQAQRYTSLQVPYGPQTPVLEDDLGRPFELSPAPDRLTPSFG from the coding sequence GTGCAGCGCCGAGGACCAGCCGCGACGCTCATCGCCCTGGCATGTGCCGTTGCGATCGCGGGCGTCTCGTACGTCGGCTACCACCGGGCACCCGCGCAGGCCGAGCTGATCCAGCCGGACCGCTCAGCGACCGGCGTGGCGGCGTTCCTCGACGTCCGGGCCGAGCTCACCGAGGAGCCCGCCGAGCCCGTCGAGCCGGAGGCGATCGACGCCCGCCGGGCCGCGTTCGAGGAGCGCTACCCGGCACAGGCCGCCGCGACCGAAGCTCCCGGTCACGGCGGCGACGGCTGGGCGCTGCTGATCGGCATCAACGAGCACCTCGGCGCGGTGCCGAACAACTTCGTGTCGCGCGAGGACGCCGAGCGGATGCGCGAACTGCTGCTCCGCGCCGGCTGGGCCGACGACCGCATCGTGCTGATGACCGACACCGACGCGACCGGTGACATGATCCGCGAGGGCCTCGCGTGGCTCGCCCGCAAGAGCGGCCAGGGGTCCACGGTGGTGTTCCACTACTCGGGCCACTCCAAGAAGTGGTACGGGCCGGGGGGCCGGATCGACGACCAGGCGCTGTGGCCGACCGATGACGACTTCGTGCGGCGCGGTGAGCTGGCCGAGGCCCTCGCCGAGGTCGACCATGACGCGTTCTGGGGCAACGTCGCCGCCTGCGAGGCGGCGGGCTTCCACCTCGACGGGGTCGCCGCTCCCGACCGCGTCTGGACCTACTCGTCCCGCGCCGACGAGAAGTCCTACGAGGACCCCGGGGCCGGGCACTCGGTGTGGGGCGCCTACCTGCTGGACCACGGGCTGTGGCGAGCCGGTCAGGACCCACCCTCGGTCCAGGAGGCGTTCGCCGAGGCCGCGCCACAGGCGCAGCGGTACACCTCACTGCAGGTGCCCTACGGGCCGCAGACGCCGGTCCTGGAGGACGATCTCGGCCGTCCGTTCGAGCTGTCACCGGCGCCGGACCGCCTCACCCCGTCGTTCGGTTGA
- a CDS encoding DUF3105 domain-containing protein, whose protein sequence is MTALPPHRHGDPTRPARDPARTLRRFALAAAVLLIVGFGAGALFGRVDPQRAARLVVSEFTEVEDGPADAPGPDPAFPATGPQRGDPACGRIDTPLDPGDQVATIAAGVVLVQHRTDLTPEQVAYLDELAGRDRVAVAPTDALEEDGPVVVATSWRHRMSLDRVDRELLEAFVTGHVDRAPAVTACPRTR, encoded by the coding sequence GTGACCGCGCTCCCGCCCCACCGGCACGGCGACCCCACCCGTCCGGCACGGGACCCCGCCCGGACGTTGCGCCGTTTCGCGCTGGCCGCCGCCGTCCTGCTGATCGTCGGCTTCGGCGCGGGGGCGCTGTTCGGCCGGGTCGACCCGCAGCGGGCGGCACGCCTCGTGGTGTCGGAGTTCACCGAGGTCGAGGACGGTCCGGCGGACGCTCCCGGCCCGGACCCGGCTTTCCCCGCGACCGGACCCCAGCGTGGCGACCCGGCCTGCGGTCGGATCGACACCCCGCTGGATCCTGGTGACCAGGTGGCGACGATCGCGGCCGGGGTCGTGCTCGTCCAGCACCGGACCGACCTGACGCCCGAGCAGGTGGCCTACCTCGACGAGCTCGCCGGGCGGGACCGGGTCGCGGTGGCACCCACCGACGCCCTCGAGGAGGACGGACCCGTGGTGGTGGCCACCTCGTGGCGGCACCGGATGTCGCTCGACCGGGTCGACCGCGAGCTTCTCGAGGCGTTCGTGACCGGTCACGTGGATCGCGCACCCGCCGTCACCGCGTGCCCCCGAACCCGTTGA
- a CDS encoding glycosyltransferase, whose product MATIGCIVGPDPGHALPVLGIGAALRRRGHEVTVWTGRRHASLAAHHDLAWRELPLLAPQPGDEDLGVRLHARPVGMARALTPDVARTAPDLLIVDTLTRAGALTAGLLDVPHVEVVPHHLPDPALDLPPVGLGRPLPRTPWRRLDDRQIVRRQLASHAVGERQASAAAADLGLSAWPGADLRLLQTLPSLERARGVWPTDTVIAGPLALDPALPPLLPPDGDAPLVVVTDSTATALDRSLAETAIRALQSADVRLVVTTAGLPARRDGRIVVGLAPHGPLLAHADVAVSPGGGGFITKAAAAAVPQVVVPLAGDQREAAARLRDVHAARIVRPSRCTPRALRWAIVRALSDTRSRAVAARLAAEAAELGPEFAAERCLALLATAQGASA is encoded by the coding sequence GTGGCGACCATCGGCTGCATCGTCGGACCCGACCCCGGGCACGCCCTGCCGGTGCTCGGGATCGGTGCGGCGCTGCGACGTCGAGGCCACGAGGTCACGGTCTGGACCGGTCGACGGCACGCGTCCCTGGCCGCGCACCACGACCTCGCGTGGCGCGAACTGCCGCTGCTGGCGCCGCAGCCCGGTGACGAGGACCTCGGTGTCCGCCTGCACGCACGCCCGGTCGGGATGGCCCGGGCGCTGACCCCGGACGTCGCACGCACCGCGCCCGATCTGCTGATCGTCGACACGCTGACCCGGGCGGGTGCGTTGACCGCAGGGCTGCTCGACGTCCCGCACGTCGAGGTCGTGCCCCACCACCTCCCCGATCCGGCCCTCGACCTGCCGCCGGTCGGGCTCGGCCGCCCCCTGCCCCGAACGCCCTGGCGCCGCCTGGACGACCGCCAGATCGTGCGTCGACAGCTCGCGTCGCACGCGGTGGGTGAGCGTCAGGCGTCAGCTGCCGCGGCCGACCTCGGGTTGTCGGCGTGGCCCGGTGCCGATCTGCGGCTGCTGCAGACCCTGCCCTCGCTCGAGCGTGCGCGAGGTGTCTGGCCGACCGACACCGTGATCGCCGGACCGCTGGCGCTCGACCCCGCGCTCCCGCCACTCCTGCCACCCGACGGTGACGCGCCGCTGGTGGTGGTGACCGACTCCACGGCCACCGCGCTCGACCGGTCGCTGGCGGAGACCGCGATCCGGGCCCTCCAGAGCGCGGACGTCCGGTTGGTGGTCACCACGGCGGGGCTGCCCGCCCGACGCGACGGCCGGATCGTGGTCGGGCTGGCGCCACACGGGCCCCTGCTGGCCCACGCGGACGTCGCCGTCTCACCCGGCGGCGGGGGGTTCATCACGAAGGCGGCCGCAGCGGCCGTGCCCCAGGTGGTGGTGCCGCTCGCCGGCGACCAGCGCGAGGCCGCAGCCCGGCTGCGTGACGTCCACGCAGCACGGATCGTGAGGCCGAGCCGCTGCACGCCACGTGCGCTGCGGTGGGCGATCGTCCGCGCGCTGTCCGACACCCGCTCACGCGCCGTGGCAGCACGGCTCGCTGCTGAGGCCGCCGAGCTCGGCCCCGAGTTCGCTGCCGAGCGGTGCCTCGCCCTCCTCGCCACGGCGCAGGGGGCATCGGCGTGA
- a CDS encoding Rieske (2Fe-2S) protein: MRRRSRVAVPPGTLDVAASSAVPRTPPFLEVRVAGTKVLLARRPDGSVVAFPAACPHLGQPLRKAELDGTVVTCRHHRYRYDLGDGSCVWPAGPHDEVLELHEVGEVEGRVWVRPIAARRA, from the coding sequence GTGCGTCGCCGGTCCCGCGTCGCCGTACCACCGGGCACCCTCGACGTCGCCGCCTCGAGCGCCGTGCCGCGAACCCCGCCCTTCCTCGAGGTCCGGGTGGCCGGCACCAAGGTGTTGCTCGCTCGCCGGCCGGACGGGTCCGTGGTGGCGTTCCCGGCCGCCTGCCCCCACCTCGGGCAGCCGCTGCGCAAGGCGGAGCTCGACGGCACGGTCGTGACCTGTCGTCACCACCGCTACCGCTACGACCTGGGCGACGGCAGCTGCGTGTGGCCGGCTGGCCCACACGACGAGGTGCTCGAGCTCCACGAGGTCGGTGAGGTCGAGGGCCGGGTGTGGGTCCGGCCGATCGCCGCTCGGCGAGCCTGA
- a CDS encoding TIGR03620 family F420-dependent LLM class oxidoreductase — MTDPTGTDASPDLVAELRGRLGPVGIWTGGLDGLPVADAGAFAAEVERLGAGGLWYGEAYGRESFAQAALCLDTTSTLVVGSSIASIHARDALAARGAQATTGARHPGRFVLGLGVSHAPLVERVRGHEYGKPLAAMRTYLDALDQVSPVVADAAPARPRMLAALGPRMLELSRDRADGALPYLTLPEHTAEARAILGADKLLVVEQGAVLADDPDEARQRTHTHLEVYTGLPNYRASWTRQGFDDADYVRGGSDRLKDALVTSGLDATRARIVEHLDAGADQVCLQVLGAHPLDANLPDVTRLLEAATNWSLGR; from the coding sequence GTGACCGACCCGACCGGAACTGACGCGAGCCCGGACCTGGTGGCCGAGCTACGCGGCCGGCTCGGCCCGGTCGGGATCTGGACGGGTGGCCTCGACGGGCTGCCGGTCGCCGATGCCGGTGCCTTCGCGGCCGAGGTCGAGCGGCTCGGCGCGGGCGGCCTGTGGTACGGCGAGGCCTACGGGCGCGAGTCGTTCGCGCAGGCGGCGCTGTGCCTCGATACCACCTCGACCCTGGTCGTGGGTTCCTCGATCGCCAGCATCCACGCCCGGGACGCGCTCGCGGCACGCGGCGCCCAGGCGACCACCGGCGCGCGGCACCCGGGCCGGTTCGTGCTCGGCCTCGGTGTCAGCCACGCCCCGCTCGTCGAGCGCGTGCGTGGGCACGAGTACGGCAAGCCCCTCGCGGCGATGCGCACCTACCTCGACGCACTCGACCAGGTCTCGCCGGTGGTGGCCGACGCCGCACCCGCCCGGCCGCGGATGCTGGCCGCGCTCGGGCCGAGGATGCTCGAGCTGTCGCGCGACCGGGCGGACGGCGCGCTGCCGTACCTGACCCTCCCGGAGCACACCGCCGAGGCCCGGGCGATCCTCGGCGCCGACAAGCTCCTGGTGGTCGAACAGGGCGCGGTGCTGGCCGACGACCCGGACGAGGCGAGGCAGCGCACGCACACCCACCTCGAGGTCTACACCGGCCTGCCGAACTACCGCGCGTCCTGGACCCGACAGGGATTCGACGACGCCGACTACGTGCGGGGTGGCAGCGACCGCCTGAAGGATGCGCTGGTGACCTCGGGGCTCGACGCGACCCGTGCGCGCATCGTCGAGCACCTCGATGCAGGGGCGGACCAGGTGTGCCTCCAGGTCCTCGGCGCCCACCCGCTGGACGCGAACCTGCCGGACGTCACCCGCCTCCTGGAAGCGGCGACGAACTGGTCGCTCGGACGGTGA
- a CDS encoding RNA polymerase sigma factor codes for MTGGVEAPPRDEDVRRASAPAPGDAVTDDPVRPETPSETPVRDVADVVDLAGRDAVLRTPAVADLLDLGTSRGFVTTREVATALRDAALDASAASAVGAHLRRQSVALVDDGDLDTTDDGPPRIDAPASVDAVRLYLNEIGRVDLLSAADEVDLAKRIEAGVHAAQILDSLDHLEPEQRARLRRIERYGRRAKSELIEANLRLVVSIAKRYVGRGLLFPDLIQEGNLGLMRAVDKFDPTRGYKFSTYATWWIRQMISRSIADQSRTIRIPVHLVETMNKIKKVERQLVQTLGREPTVEEVARACELEVERVEEFRRLAIDPASLDAPVGEDGDASMGELIEDANATVPVEAASYLLLQRHLSVVLEELSERERTVIERRFGLRDAEPHTLEQVGAELGLTRERIRQIEAKALAKLRHPSYAEALEGYLRG; via the coding sequence GTGACGGGTGGTGTCGAAGCGCCGCCACGCGACGAGGACGTGCGTCGCGCATCTGCCCCTGCCCCCGGGGACGCCGTCACGGACGATCCAGTCCGGCCCGAGACCCCGTCCGAGACCCCGGTCCGTGACGTCGCCGACGTGGTCGACCTCGCCGGACGCGATGCGGTGCTGCGGACGCCGGCGGTGGCCGACCTGCTCGACCTCGGGACCTCCCGGGGGTTCGTCACCACGCGCGAGGTGGCGACGGCGCTGCGCGACGCCGCGCTGGACGCCTCCGCGGCCTCCGCGGTCGGTGCGCACCTGCGTCGTCAGAGCGTCGCACTCGTCGACGACGGCGACCTCGACACGACCGACGACGGGCCGCCACGGATCGATGCGCCCGCCAGCGTCGACGCGGTCCGGCTGTACCTGAACGAGATCGGCCGCGTCGACCTGCTGTCCGCCGCCGACGAGGTCGACCTCGCCAAGCGCATCGAGGCGGGGGTCCACGCCGCGCAGATCCTCGACTCGCTCGACCACCTCGAACCCGAGCAGCGCGCCCGGCTGCGCCGCATCGAACGGTACGGCCGTCGCGCCAAGAGCGAACTGATCGAGGCCAACCTGCGCCTCGTGGTGTCGATCGCGAAGCGGTACGTGGGCCGGGGGCTGTTGTTCCCCGACCTGATCCAGGAGGGCAACCTCGGCCTGATGCGTGCGGTCGACAAGTTCGACCCCACCCGTGGCTACAAGTTCTCGACCTACGCGACGTGGTGGATCCGGCAGATGATCAGCCGGTCCATCGCGGACCAGTCGCGCACCATCCGGATCCCGGTGCACCTCGTCGAGACCATGAACAAGATCAAGAAGGTCGAGCGCCAGCTGGTCCAGACCCTCGGCCGCGAACCCACCGTCGAGGAGGTCGCGCGGGCCTGCGAGCTCGAGGTCGAACGGGTCGAGGAGTTCCGTCGGTTGGCGATCGACCCGGCATCCCTCGACGCGCCCGTCGGCGAGGACGGTGACGCGTCCATGGGGGAGTTGATCGAGGACGCGAACGCGACCGTGCCGGTCGAGGCCGCCTCGTACCTGCTGCTGCAACGGCACCTGTCGGTGGTCCTCGAGGAGCTCTCCGAGCGGGAACGGACCGTCATCGAGCGCCGCTTCGGCCTGCGCGACGCCGAGCCGCACACCCTCGAACAGGTCGGCGCCGAGCTCGGCCTCACGCGCGAGCGCATCCGGCAGATCGAGGCCAAGGCGCTGGCCAAGCTGCGCCACCCGTCCTACGCGGAAGCCCTCGAGGGCTACCTCCGCGGCTGA
- the dnaG gene encoding DNA primase, with product MAGRIVRDDVETLRRQADIVRVVGDYTTLKRAGRSFKGLCPFHTERSPSFHVTPGDNFFHCFGCGASGDLYDFLQRIEGLDFPEAVESLARRVGFTLRYEELSARDKQALGQRTKLVDVTKAALAFFREQLYADEGAVAREYLKERGFGREDAERFELGYAPNAWDALSLKLRDQGVRAEDLIATGMSVKNDRGGLRDRFRGRLIFPIHDPGGDVIGFGGRILPGLDYGDFEPPKYLNSAETPLYKKTRVLYGVPQARPDIVRAETVLICEGYTDVMALHQAGFGNAVATCGTAVGVDHLRSVARYAERVVFAFDGDAAGVKAAERAWEAAVELADSAGGGATLELRVLSLPAGQDPADAVREVGADGMRRMVDAALPVVPFVLRHRLADADLTTEGGRTAALREALAILGREPDPDLRREWARTEVAAGIGLAYDFVARSAARQGIELDRHQGVATPATRRAPAAERTGGGGGGGANLDRAQVQRERDVLRVALQHPELVPDEWYELTEEDLSHPVARAVFATIQRAGGVGVDLPAIVDAADDDDLRTTIRGLAVEEEPVPVDAETAAWRVRTLVAQRVEADARALREKLQTLHHQRDHDELIEVQRRLATLEQRRRALTTVVEDDGAVG from the coding sequence GTGGCGGGACGCATCGTCCGCGACGACGTCGAGACGCTCCGCCGGCAGGCCGACATCGTCCGGGTCGTGGGGGACTACACCACCCTGAAGCGGGCCGGGCGCTCGTTCAAGGGCCTGTGCCCGTTCCACACCGAGCGGAGCCCCTCGTTCCACGTCACGCCGGGTGACAACTTCTTCCACTGCTTCGGGTGCGGGGCCTCGGGGGACCTGTACGACTTCCTCCAGCGCATCGAGGGGCTCGACTTCCCCGAGGCGGTCGAGTCGCTCGCGAGGCGCGTCGGTTTCACGCTCCGGTACGAGGAGCTGTCCGCCCGCGACAAGCAGGCGCTCGGGCAGCGGACCAAGCTCGTCGACGTGACCAAGGCGGCGCTCGCGTTCTTCCGCGAGCAGCTGTACGCCGACGAGGGCGCCGTCGCTCGCGAGTACCTCAAGGAGCGCGGGTTCGGGCGCGAGGACGCCGAACGGTTCGAGCTCGGCTACGCGCCCAACGCCTGGGACGCGCTGTCGCTGAAGCTGCGCGACCAGGGGGTGCGCGCCGAGGACCTGATCGCCACCGGGATGTCGGTCAAGAACGACCGGGGTGGCTTGCGTGACCGCTTCCGGGGCCGGCTGATCTTCCCGATCCACGACCCGGGCGGCGACGTGATCGGCTTCGGCGGCCGCATCCTGCCGGGCCTGGACTACGGCGACTTCGAGCCACCGAAGTACCTCAACTCAGCCGAGACACCGCTCTACAAGAAGACCCGCGTCCTCTACGGGGTGCCGCAGGCCCGGCCCGACATCGTGCGGGCCGAGACGGTGCTGATCTGCGAGGGCTACACCGACGTGATGGCGCTGCACCAGGCCGGGTTCGGCAACGCCGTCGCCACCTGCGGCACCGCCGTCGGGGTGGACCATCTCCGCAGCGTCGCGCGTTACGCCGAGCGAGTCGTGTTCGCCTTCGACGGTGACGCGGCCGGGGTCAAGGCCGCGGAACGTGCATGGGAGGCGGCCGTCGAGCTCGCCGACAGCGCCGGCGGTGGCGCGACCCTGGAGCTGCGGGTGCTGTCGCTGCCCGCGGGTCAGGACCCGGCCGACGCGGTCCGCGAGGTGGGGGCCGACGGGATGCGTCGGATGGTCGACGCGGCCCTCCCCGTCGTGCCGTTCGTCCTGCGCCACCGCCTCGCCGACGCCGACCTGACCACCGAGGGTGGCCGGACCGCGGCGCTCCGTGAAGCGCTGGCGATCCTCGGCCGCGAGCCGGACCCGGACCTGCGTCGCGAGTGGGCGCGTACGGAGGTCGCCGCCGGCATCGGCCTGGCCTACGACTTCGTGGCCCGGTCCGCGGCGCGGCAGGGCATCGAGCTCGACCGACATCAGGGTGTGGCCACGCCCGCCACCCGCCGGGCTCCCGCCGCGGAGCGCACCGGGGGCGGCGGCGGGGGCGGGGCGAACCTCGATCGTGCCCAGGTGCAGCGCGAGCGCGACGTGCTGCGGGTCGCGCTCCAGCACCCCGAGCTCGTGCCCGACGAGTGGTACGAGCTGACCGAGGAGGATCTGTCACACCCCGTTGCGCGCGCCGTCTTCGCCACCATCCAGCGGGCGGGCGGCGTCGGTGTGGACCTGCCGGCGATCGTGGATGCGGCCGACGACGACGATCTGCGCACCACCATCCGTGGCCTGGCCGTCGAGGAGGAGCCCGTCCCCGTCGACGCCGAGACCGCGGCCTGGCGCGTGCGCACCCTCGTCGCCCAACGCGTCGAGGCCGATGCTCGCGCGCTGCGCGAGAAGCTCCAGACCCTCCACCACCAGCGTGACCACGACGAACTCATCGAGGTGCAACGTCGGCTCGCGACCCTCGAACAGCGTCGCCGCGCGCTGACCACGGTGGTCGAGGACGACGGGGCGGTGGGCTGA
- a CDS encoding DUF3151 family protein has translation MADLPMADRHETVLPPPPDEAREALAGALATDGDTQLTALSAVVADHPTLIAGWAELAARGREPIERYAYARVGYHRGLDALRANGWGGRGFVRWSNPTNRPFLTCLVRLQRAAQEIGETSEVDRIADFLTELDPDWDDTNLS, from the coding sequence GTGGCCGACCTGCCCATGGCCGACCGGCACGAGACCGTCCTGCCGCCCCCGCCCGACGAGGCCCGCGAAGCCCTGGCCGGCGCGCTGGCCACCGACGGCGACACCCAGCTCACGGCCCTCTCGGCGGTCGTGGCCGATCACCCGACGCTGATCGCCGGCTGGGCGGAGCTGGCGGCTCGTGGCCGAGAGCCGATCGAGCGGTACGCCTACGCCCGCGTCGGCTACCACCGCGGCCTCGACGCCCTGCGCGCGAACGGGTGGGGAGGCCGTGGCTTCGTGCGCTGGTCCAACCCGACCAACCGGCCGTTCCTGACGTGCCTGGTCCGCCTCCAGCGCGCCGCGCAGGAGATCGGCGAGACCTCCGAGGTCGACCGGATCGCCGACTTCCTCACCGAGCTCGACCCCGACTGGGACGACACCAACCTGAGCTGA
- a CDS encoding M61 family metallopeptidase, whose amino-acid sequence MPHVPIRYLIDLADRVHHLVRVRLTVPEDLAAGARLVLPVWTPGSYVVRDYVRHVQSIRAVDAAGRELPLTMDTRTSWRLPDDAAGPVDVDYELYANELTVRTNHVDDHHALLIPAATFITVEAGADRPHEVTLPPVPEGHRVWSLLPDGDAPHTSVADDRDHLVDSAFEVGDHPSVDFEVAGVPHTFVWAGHGGRPHDHLDRVAADARAIGEAAVALFDGELPVERYTFLCTAWDTGGGGLEHRDGAVLQIPVRVFTDDDLYARFQSLIAHEYLHLWNVKRLVPAALVRPDHEGPNHSPSLWVAEGWTAYYDELLPTRAEVWTPRRFLDTLRDGYQTLLDTPGVQRQALRQASFEAWTKHYVRDENTPNVATDYYGHGSLVAAEIDLRLRAADPSGDGLDAVLRLLWERYAGKPDGYFEAHVLGAIREVASGSGRGSVASGSGRGSVASGSGRGSIASIRGDHGDELAALVDHRVGAPGLPDLGDEVVGAAGLRWQDEDGPTAPDLGVRTTESDAGVRFSSVLRDRPAWSAGLTGGDELLAIDGQRVARGQLTGALRAYAPGDRIEVTVLRGPRLLTAAVTLGEPRPRRRLVPVDRPSDDQLAVFRGWTGRDLQEV is encoded by the coding sequence GTGCCGCACGTTCCGATCCGCTACCTGATCGACCTCGCCGACCGTGTCCACCACCTGGTGCGGGTCCGGCTGACCGTCCCCGAGGACCTGGCGGCCGGCGCACGGCTGGTCCTGCCGGTGTGGACGCCCGGCAGCTACGTGGTGCGCGACTACGTCCGCCACGTGCAGTCGATCCGCGCGGTCGACGCCGCAGGTCGCGAGCTCCCGCTGACGATGGACACCCGCACCTCGTGGCGCCTGCCGGACGACGCCGCCGGGCCGGTGGACGTCGACTACGAGCTGTACGCCAACGAGCTGACCGTCCGCACCAACCACGTCGACGACCACCACGCCCTCCTGATCCCCGCGGCCACGTTCATCACCGTCGAGGCCGGCGCCGACCGCCCCCACGAGGTGACCCTGCCGCCGGTCCCCGAGGGCCACCGCGTGTGGTCCCTGCTGCCCGACGGCGACGCCCCCCACACCTCCGTTGCCGACGACCGCGACCACCTCGTCGACAGCGCCTTCGAGGTCGGCGACCACCCATCGGTCGACTTCGAGGTCGCCGGCGTCCCCCACACCTTCGTGTGGGCCGGGCACGGTGGGCGCCCCCACGACCACCTCGATCGGGTGGCCGCCGACGCCCGCGCCATCGGCGAGGCGGCCGTGGCGCTGTTCGACGGCGAGCTGCCCGTGGAGCGCTACACCTTCCTCTGCACCGCCTGGGACACCGGCGGCGGCGGTCTCGAGCACCGCGACGGTGCGGTCCTCCAGATCCCGGTCCGCGTCTTCACCGACGACGACCTCTACGCCCGGTTCCAGTCGCTGATCGCGCACGAGTACCTCCACCTGTGGAACGTCAAGCGCCTGGTGCCCGCCGCGCTGGTCCGTCCCGACCACGAGGGTCCGAACCACTCCCCCTCGCTGTGGGTGGCCGAGGGGTGGACCGCCTACTACGACGAGCTCCTGCCCACCCGCGCCGAGGTGTGGACCCCGCGCCGCTTCCTCGACACGCTGCGGGACGGGTACCAGACCCTGCTGGACACCCCCGGCGTGCAGCGCCAGGCCCTGCGGCAGGCCTCCTTCGAGGCGTGGACCAAGCACTACGTCCGCGACGAGAACACCCCCAACGTGGCGACCGACTACTACGGCCACGGGTCGCTCGTGGCCGCCGAGATCGACCTCAGGCTGCGGGCCGCGGACCCGTCCGGCGACGGTCTCGATGCCGTGCTGCGTCTGCTGTGGGAGCGGTACGCCGGGAAGCCCGACGGCTACTTCGAGGCGCACGTGCTCGGCGCGATCCGTGAGGTCGCCTCGGGCTCGGGGCGCGGATCGGTCGCCTCGGGCTCGGGGCGCGGATCGGTCGCCTCGGGCTCGGGGCGCGGATCGATCGCCTCGATCAGGGGCGACCACGGCGACGAGCTCGCCGCGCTCGTGGACCACCGGGTCGGCGCACCGGGGCTGCCCGACCTCGGCGACGAGGTGGTGGGCGCGGCCGGGCTGCGCTGGCAGGACGAGGACGGTCCGACGGCCCCCGACCTCGGCGTTCGCACCACGGAGTCCGATGCCGGCGTGCGGTTCTCGTCGGTGCTGCGGGACCGACCGGCCTGGTCCGCCGGGCTGACCGGCGGCGACGAGCTGCTGGCGATCGACGGCCAGCGGGTCGCCCGCGGCCAGCTCACCGGCGCGCTGCGGGCCTACGCTCCGGGCGACCGGATCGAGGTCACGGTCCTGCGAGGCCCCCGGCTGCTGACCGCGGCCGTGACGCTCGGCGAGCCGCGCCCACGCCGCCGGCTCGTGCCCGTCGATCGTCCGTCCGACGACCAGCTCGCGGTGTTCCGCGGCTGGACCGGACGCGATCTCCAGGAGGTGTGA
- a CDS encoding SPOR domain-containing protein, translated as MPTDLDPRPSLTAARRWRSGARDGLSQARSWLSAHRAPVAVVGGLAAASLLLWGGLVIASGDGAAEATRGQQTATPSSENEGAGREEGRADGPDAEPADPEPTPETDPTTEPVPASDLMPELVALPEPLDPDEHAPLDPTDADERWIVVLASYTRPTAAERDLRTRASDEDAALLWSSHYEGLTPELWVVFTGPFPDRGAALDAADTIGGDAYARELAPPAAG; from the coding sequence GTGCCGACCGACCTCGACCCTCGCCCCAGCCTCACCGCGGCCCGGCGCTGGCGGTCAGGAGCCCGCGATGGCCTGTCGCAGGCCCGCAGCTGGCTGTCAGCGCACCGCGCGCCCGTCGCCGTCGTCGGTGGCCTGGCCGCCGCGAGCCTCCTGCTCTGGGGCGGCCTCGTCATCGCCTCCGGTGACGGGGCGGCGGAGGCCACCCGGGGGCAGCAGACTGCGACGCCGTCGTCGGAGAACGAGGGCGCGGGCCGGGAGGAGGGACGCGCCGACGGCCCCGATGCCGAGCCTGCGGACCCGGAACCGACGCCGGAGACCGATCCGACGACCGAACCGGTGCCGGCGTCGGACCTGATGCCGGAACTCGTGGCGCTGCCCGAGCCCCTCGACCCGGACGAGCACGCGCCGCTGGACCCCACCGACGCCGACGAACGGTGGATCGTGGTCCTGGCCTCCTACACGCGGCCGACGGCGGCCGAGCGTGACCTGCGTACGCGGGCGTCGGACGAGGACGCTGCCCTGCTGTGGTCGTCGCACTACGAGGGTCTCACCCCCGAGCTGTGGGTGGTGTTCACCGGCCCGTTCCCCGACCGCGGGGCCGCGTTGGACGCGGCGGACACCATCGGCGGCGACGCCTACGCCCGCGAGCTCGCGCCCCCAGCTGCCGGCTGA
- a CDS encoding winged helix-turn-helix transcriptional regulator translates to MPAKDLTENCTVARTLEIVGDRWTVLVLRDAFYGVRRFDDFVADLGIARNILTDRLGRLVEHGVLVKRPYEDRPPRYEYRLTEKGRDLLQVVLALAAWGDRWTLRDDDPPVRFEHRPCGHDADPTLVCGHCREDLAWGSIRVDPTPVQVPDRRSGQPAAGGASSRA, encoded by the coding sequence ATGCCAGCCAAGGACCTCACCGAGAACTGCACCGTGGCGCGGACGCTGGAGATCGTCGGCGACCGCTGGACGGTGCTGGTGCTGCGCGACGCCTTCTACGGCGTGCGGCGCTTCGACGACTTCGTCGCCGACCTCGGGATCGCCCGCAACATCCTCACCGACCGCCTGGGTCGGCTCGTCGAGCACGGGGTCCTGGTCAAGCGCCCCTACGAGGACCGACCGCCGCGCTACGAGTACCGCCTGACCGAGAAGGGCCGTGACCTGCTCCAGGTCGTGCTCGCGCTGGCCGCGTGGGGTGACCGGTGGACCCTCCGCGACGACGACCCACCGGTCCGTTTCGAGCACCGCCCCTGCGGGCACGACGCGGACCCCACGCTGGTCTGCGGCCACTGCCGCGAGGACCTGGCGTGGGGCTCGATCCGGGTCGATCCGACCCCGGTGCAGGTGCCCGACCGGCGCTCGGGTCAGCCGGCAGCTGGGGGCGCGAGCTCGCGGGCGTAG